Proteins encoded within one genomic window of Hahella chejuensis KCTC 2396:
- a CDS encoding AraC family transcriptional regulator: MVDRLAALLEHFSINARVFNTGPLCGVTDVYGKDQYGQLHLVRQGAVEVRHGRKVVAEVAEPSLLFYPRPLPHRFVTDPVFGADFACANLSFEGGANNPVVAALPEFICLPLSSLPGAAPVLDLLFQEAFAGYCGRQAVLDRLFEVVLIQVLRYLMEDGRTQVGMLAGMAHPRLRLALVAMHEQPGEDWSLEKLADHAGMSRSVFANLFRDRVGCTPGVYLQRWRISLAQRALMQGEPLKLIAGEVGYGSEAALSRAFKACVGCSPGEWRKHQGL, encoded by the coding sequence ATGGTTGATCGCCTGGCGGCGTTGCTGGAGCACTTTTCGATTAACGCCCGTGTGTTCAATACCGGCCCTTTGTGCGGGGTCACTGACGTATACGGAAAGGATCAGTATGGGCAGCTTCATCTGGTGCGCCAGGGGGCGGTGGAAGTGCGGCATGGCAGGAAAGTCGTCGCCGAAGTGGCGGAGCCGAGTCTGTTGTTTTATCCGCGGCCTTTGCCTCATCGCTTTGTCACTGATCCAGTGTTCGGCGCCGACTTCGCCTGCGCCAATCTGAGTTTTGAGGGCGGGGCGAACAATCCTGTCGTCGCCGCGCTGCCGGAATTTATCTGCCTGCCTCTATCTTCATTGCCGGGCGCTGCGCCGGTGTTGGACTTACTATTTCAGGAAGCCTTCGCCGGTTATTGCGGACGACAGGCAGTGTTGGACCGCCTCTTTGAAGTCGTCCTGATACAGGTGCTGAGGTATCTAATGGAAGACGGACGCACCCAGGTCGGCATGCTGGCTGGAATGGCGCACCCGCGACTGCGACTGGCGTTGGTGGCCATGCATGAACAGCCTGGAGAGGACTGGTCACTGGAAAAACTGGCTGATCATGCCGGTATGTCCCGTAGCGTATTCGCCAATCTGTTTCGCGACCGCGTCGGATGCACGCCGGGCGTTTACCTGCAACGCTGGCGTATCAGTCTTGCGCAACGGGCCTTGATGCAAGGGGAGCCGCTTAAGTTGATAGCCGGTGAGGTGGGCTATGGAAGCGAGGCGGCGTTATCGCGCGCGTTCAAGGCCTGTGTTGGATGCTCGCCAGGGGAGTGGCGCAAACACCAGGGACTTTAG
- a CDS encoding type 1 glutamine amidotransferase domain-containing protein translates to MNINEAKVLIIATHGFEQSELEVPRDRLRNAGATVHVASLESGRIRGWSGKDWGEEAPVDKTVQDIDVEDYHAVVLPGGQINPDLLRVEKTVIDLIHKFNIAEKPIAAICHGPWLLIEAQIVRGIRATSYKSIITDMKNAGAEWVDEATVRDRNIITARHPGDLDAFVSAIKDAISAL, encoded by the coding sequence ATGAATATTAATGAAGCCAAGGTTCTCATCATCGCCACACATGGGTTCGAACAATCCGAACTGGAAGTCCCCCGGGATCGTCTGCGGAACGCAGGCGCCACGGTTCACGTAGCCTCTTTGGAATCCGGTCGCATTCGTGGATGGAGCGGCAAGGACTGGGGCGAGGAAGCGCCGGTGGACAAAACCGTGCAGGATATTGATGTCGAGGATTATCACGCAGTTGTGTTGCCGGGAGGGCAGATCAACCCTGATCTGCTGCGGGTGGAAAAAACAGTGATAGATCTGATCCACAAGTTCAATATCGCCGAAAAACCCATCGCCGCCATCTGTCACGGCCCCTGGCTATTGATTGAAGCTCAGATTGTCCGCGGCATTCGCGCCACCTCTTACAAGTCCATCATCACCGACATGAAAAACGCTGGCGCTGAATGGGTGGACGAAGCCACGGTGCGCGACCGCAATATCATTACCGCCCGTCATCCCGGCGACCTCGACGCTTTCGTGAGCGCTATAAAGGACGCCATCTCCGCGCTCTGA
- a CDS encoding NAD-dependent epimerase/dehydratase family protein, with the protein MSDTTNTSTLPLVIVTGSAGDIGSSLILNLTGKYQVIGMDREETPLADHSYTLDLTSWDDVKKTFDVFREKFGRHIAAVFHLAAYFDFTGEDSPLYEKVNVDGARNLMTALQDFYVERFIYSSTMLVHRASEPDGAPITEETPLDPDWVYPEYKTKAEIVIKENAGAMPYSILRLAGLYDDKQAAPVLSQQIARIYEKDLESHLYPGDTDAGQAYVHRQDLMQAFLKTLQRRRDLPKENIMLIGEDHAVSYGELQDRIGELIHGKEHWRTLRVPKPVAKAGAWLEEKAEPIIPDSIDKGEKPFIKPFMVDMSSDHYALDISRAINLLDWKPRHALYDDLEKLIANLKKDPQSWYKTNGVTLPESLKAS; encoded by the coding sequence ATGTCCGATACTACAAACACCTCAACACTCCCGCTGGTTATCGTCACCGGTTCCGCCGGCGATATCGGTTCCAGCCTTATTCTTAATTTGACGGGTAAATACCAAGTCATCGGTATGGACCGTGAAGAAACGCCTCTCGCCGACCATAGCTACACCTTGGACCTGACTTCCTGGGATGACGTCAAGAAAACCTTCGACGTATTTCGGGAAAAGTTTGGCCGTCACATCGCCGCCGTCTTTCATCTGGCTGCGTATTTCGACTTCACGGGAGAAGACTCTCCACTCTATGAAAAAGTCAATGTGGACGGCGCGCGCAATCTCATGACGGCGTTACAGGACTTCTACGTGGAACGCTTCATTTACTCCAGCACCATGCTGGTCCATCGCGCCAGCGAGCCTGATGGAGCCCCCATCACCGAGGAAACGCCTCTGGACCCGGACTGGGTGTACCCCGAGTACAAAACCAAAGCGGAAATCGTCATCAAGGAGAACGCCGGCGCCATGCCCTACAGTATCCTGCGTCTCGCCGGGCTGTATGACGATAAACAGGCCGCCCCGGTCTTGTCGCAACAGATTGCGCGTATCTATGAGAAAGATCTGGAAAGCCATTTGTATCCTGGCGACACCGACGCCGGCCAGGCCTATGTGCACCGCCAGGACTTGATGCAGGCATTTTTAAAGACGCTGCAGCGCCGCCGCGATCTGCCCAAAGAGAACATCATGTTGATTGGTGAGGACCATGCCGTGAGCTACGGTGAATTACAGGATCGCATTGGCGAATTGATTCACGGCAAAGAACACTGGCGCACTCTGCGGGTTCCCAAACCGGTAGCCAAAGCCGGCGCCTGGTTGGAGGAAAAGGCCGAGCCGATTATTCCCGACAGCATCGACAAAGGCGAAAAGCCTTTCATCAAGCCCTTTATGGTGGATATGTCGTCGGATCACTATGCGCTGGATATCAGCCGCGCCATCAACCTTCTCGATTGGAAGCCCCGGCACGCCTTATATGATGACTTGGAGAAGTTGATCGCCAACTTAAAGAAAGATCCTCAAAGCTGGTATAAAACCAACGGCGTTACCCTGCCGGAATCCCTTAAGGCGTCTTAA
- a CDS encoding alpha/beta fold hydrolase, which yields MKSLTRPLSALTLAFFTLAGSAQASAADTSISTHSAAAVAQTANYITTRDGVQIYYKDWGPKGAPVVVFSHGWPLSSDSWESQMLFLADKGYRVVAHDRRGHGRSSQPWEGNDMDHYADDLATVIETLDLKDVTLVGFSTGGGEVARYIGRHGTQRVKKAALISAVTPLMLKTDSNPIGLPLQVFDDIRNASLKDRSQLYLDIASGPFFGFNRPGAQTSQGMIQSFWAQGMQGGHKNTYDSIAAFSATDFRDDLKKFDIPTLIVHGDDDQIVPIDASARAAVKLIKNAELIEYPGAPHGITDTHKDRLNQDLLSFLQH from the coding sequence ATGAAATCACTTACCCGCCCTCTCAGCGCACTGACTCTGGCATTTTTCACACTGGCCGGCTCCGCGCAGGCATCCGCCGCCGATACATCCATATCAACGCATTCCGCCGCAGCAGTCGCCCAGACCGCGAACTACATCACCACCCGTGACGGCGTACAGATCTACTATAAAGACTGGGGGCCCAAAGGCGCGCCCGTGGTGGTCTTCAGTCATGGCTGGCCGCTGAGTTCGGATAGCTGGGAGTCGCAAATGCTGTTCCTGGCTGACAAGGGGTATCGCGTTGTGGCGCATGATCGCCGCGGCCACGGCCGCTCCAGTCAGCCTTGGGAAGGCAATGATATGGATCATTATGCGGACGACCTCGCCACCGTGATCGAAACTCTGGACCTGAAAGACGTCACTCTGGTGGGATTCTCCACAGGCGGCGGCGAAGTGGCGCGCTATATTGGTCGACACGGAACGCAGCGGGTCAAAAAGGCGGCGCTGATCTCCGCAGTGACGCCTCTGATGTTAAAGACGGACAGCAATCCCATCGGTTTGCCGCTGCAAGTGTTTGACGATATCCGCAATGCGTCTCTCAAAGATCGCTCCCAGCTTTATCTGGATATCGCATCGGGCCCTTTCTTCGGCTTCAATCGTCCCGGCGCTCAAACATCTCAAGGGATGATTCAGTCATTCTGGGCCCAGGGCATGCAAGGCGGACACAAGAACACCTACGACTCAATCGCCGCGTTCTCCGCCACAGACTTTCGCGATGACCTGAAGAAGTTCGACATTCCCACGCTGATCGTGCACGGCGACGACGATCAGATAGTCCCCATCGACGCCTCCGCCCGCGCCGCGGTGAAACTGATCAAAAACGCCGAACTCATCGAATACCCAGGCGCGCCTCATGGTATTACAGACACTCATAAAGATCGGCTGAATCAGGATTTGCTGAGCTTTTTACAACATTAA
- a CDS encoding VOC family protein yields the protein MMSPTAILIHVNDIESGLSWYKKAFPAAQERVVDGFRYLDVDGFHIEIVWADAKVPAGKAGAVLYWSVASLADEMERFLVLGSTVYRGPIQIENGLGMCQVTDPFGNLIGLRGPYSAS from the coding sequence ATGATGTCCCCCACCGCCATTCTCATACACGTTAACGATATCGAATCAGGTTTGTCCTGGTACAAGAAAGCCTTTCCGGCAGCGCAGGAAAGGGTTGTTGATGGGTTTCGTTATCTTGACGTCGATGGCTTTCACATTGAGATTGTCTGGGCGGACGCCAAAGTGCCTGCCGGTAAGGCGGGTGCGGTGTTGTATTGGTCTGTCGCGAGTCTGGCGGATGAGATGGAGAGGTTTTTGGTCTTGGGATCGACTGTTTACCGTGGACCTATACAGATTGAAAACGGGCTAGGCATGTGCCAGGTGACGGACCCGTTTGGTAATCTTATAGGCCTGAGAGGTCCTTATTCTGCGTCCTGA
- a CDS encoding protein-tyrosine-phosphatase — MTSTVSALPLQISCLYRVEALAKAWPATHVISLLDPDISEQAIPKLAAHVEAHHIIRIFDQERAEATHHFDAVISDVLNTLQAILEGPANRLVIHCHAGVSRSTAIGYGALALMHGQGREADAFNELLKITCKPWPNRRIVEAIDTALNRGGTMLAPLDAYREANPYRLDSYRRLNRKRGIVSKVQR; from the coding sequence GTGACCTCTACTGTCTCTGCCTTGCCGTTGCAAATTTCATGTTTATACCGTGTGGAAGCGCTGGCGAAAGCCTGGCCGGCGACACACGTTATTTCTCTGCTTGATCCTGATATCAGCGAACAGGCGATCCCCAAGCTGGCCGCCCATGTGGAAGCGCATCACATCATTAGAATATTTGACCAGGAGAGAGCGGAAGCCACCCACCACTTTGACGCGGTGATCAGCGACGTCTTGAACACCTTGCAGGCGATTCTTGAGGGCCCCGCAAACCGCCTGGTCATCCACTGTCATGCCGGCGTGAGTCGCTCTACGGCAATAGGGTATGGCGCTTTGGCGTTAATGCATGGGCAGGGGCGGGAGGCAGACGCTTTTAACGAGTTGCTCAAGATCACCTGCAAGCCCTGGCCGAACAGACGCATTGTTGAGGCTATCGACACCGCCTTGAATCGCGGCGGGACCATGTTGGCGCCGTTGGACGCCTATCGGGAGGCGAACCCTTATCGCTTGGATAGCTACAGACGGCTGAACCGAAAGCGTGGGATAGTATCGAAAGTTCAGCGTTGA
- a CDS encoding pre-peptidase C-terminal domain-containing protein codes for MKRMIKSILTCALTALPFFAQAYDSNAIPDDQFIYSYDEMLNFDVAAYLEEHAPHLKDQADVITHWAGYSSVSPKVLITLIEMQSGLLSRGERQFAAMQQPMGDLSSESGFNAQVQDIATRLATNYYRTVGQEQQNLAFVGQGIATESLSDELRNNSEGDIEEFQEVYHRLFPETAQSTTPSAAPALNRFAAYTRNALPPDNLLQLPFPVGEQWYFGGAHTYTGSGSYPLSSLDLNNGGYWGSNTSNKWAAASAGGTAIRHSSCFVEVLHEGGWSTTYYHLDNIQFQNRATVSRNQKLANYANNQSQALCDGGSSTGPHQHFSLKYNGSYFHLEGVSLSGYKVKTGRWSYDGDCNYFWLSKDNYRYCANRSLSNPGVPNGGDPTDGGDDNGGDDGGDDNSSETTLRNGQTVQNMSANKEDLTYYVLDVPAGSRNLYFKISGGRGDVDMYVKRDGRPGFNNYNCRPYTTTQDELCYYRTPQAGKYYIMLHAFSNYSGISLQVGYENDNDQGNNREMSNGQVYRNLSGAQGEKSYFRLNVPAGATDLRIEMSGGTGDADMHVMHQSQPTLSNYHCRPYSTKQMEWCSWRYPYAGTFHIMLHAFKPYSGIQLVATYKTGSGARASMNLTEHMEE; via the coding sequence ATGAAAAGGATGATTAAGTCTATCCTGACCTGCGCGTTAACCGCCCTGCCGTTTTTCGCACAGGCCTACGATAGCAATGCAATTCCCGACGACCAGTTCATATACTCCTATGACGAGATGCTTAACTTTGACGTGGCGGCATACCTGGAAGAACATGCGCCGCATTTGAAAGATCAGGCGGACGTCATTACTCACTGGGCCGGTTACAGCTCCGTCAGCCCCAAAGTCCTGATAACTTTGATCGAAATGCAGAGCGGCCTGCTCAGCCGGGGCGAGCGCCAGTTTGCGGCCATGCAGCAGCCGATGGGAGACCTGTCTTCTGAATCCGGCTTCAATGCACAGGTGCAGGACATCGCCACCCGTCTCGCCACCAACTACTATAGAACAGTAGGACAAGAGCAACAGAACCTGGCTTTCGTCGGTCAGGGCATCGCAACAGAGTCTTTGTCAGATGAATTGCGTAACAACTCAGAGGGCGATATTGAGGAATTCCAGGAAGTTTACCATCGCCTGTTCCCGGAAACCGCTCAATCCACCACGCCTTCAGCCGCTCCGGCACTGAATCGTTTCGCCGCGTACACGCGCAACGCCCTACCGCCGGATAACTTACTGCAGTTGCCTTTTCCTGTGGGCGAACAGTGGTACTTTGGCGGCGCGCACACTTATACCGGCAGCGGCAGCTATCCCCTGTCTTCTCTGGACTTGAACAACGGCGGCTACTGGGGCTCCAACACCTCCAACAAATGGGCGGCGGCGTCAGCGGGAGGCACCGCGATTCGTCACTCTTCCTGTTTTGTTGAAGTACTGCACGAAGGCGGCTGGTCCACCACTTACTATCATCTGGACAATATTCAATTCCAGAATCGCGCCACCGTTTCCAGAAACCAGAAACTGGCGAACTATGCCAACAACCAGTCTCAGGCGCTCTGCGACGGCGGCAGCTCCACGGGCCCGCACCAGCATTTCAGCTTGAAATACAACGGCAGCTACTTCCACCTCGAAGGCGTTTCCTTATCCGGCTACAAAGTGAAAACCGGCCGTTGGAGCTACGATGGCGACTGTAACTACTTCTGGCTGAGCAAAGACAACTACCGCTACTGCGCCAACCGCTCCCTGAGCAACCCCGGCGTCCCCAACGGCGGCGATCCAACTGACGGAGGCGATGATAACGGCGGCGACGATGGCGGGGACGACAACAGTTCTGAAACCACCCTGCGCAACGGCCAGACCGTACAGAACATGTCCGCCAATAAAGAAGACCTGACCTACTATGTGTTGGATGTCCCAGCAGGCTCGCGCAATCTGTACTTCAAGATCAGCGGTGGACGCGGCGACGTGGACATGTACGTCAAACGCGACGGCCGCCCCGGCTTCAACAACTATAACTGCCGCCCTTACACCACCACTCAGGACGAGCTGTGCTACTACCGCACGCCTCAGGCTGGCAAGTACTACATCATGCTGCACGCCTTCTCCAACTACTCAGGGATCTCTCTGCAGGTTGGCTATGAAAACGACAACGATCAGGGCAATAACCGGGAAATGTCCAATGGGCAGGTATACCGCAACCTCTCCGGCGCACAGGGTGAGAAGTCATATTTCCGCCTGAACGTGCCCGCCGGCGCGACGGATCTGCGCATCGAAATGTCCGGCGGAACCGGCGACGCGGACATGCACGTCATGCACCAGTCCCAACCAACGCTGAGTAACTACCACTGTCGTCCTTATTCCACCAAGCAGATGGAATGGTGCTCCTGGCGCTATCCCTACGCCGGCACCTTCCACATCATGCTGCACGCCTTTAAGCCTTATTCCGGCATACAGCTGGTGGCCACTTATAAAACGGGCTCTGGCGCCAGAGCCTCAATGAATTTGACGGAGCATATGGAGGAATAA
- a CDS encoding vitamin K epoxide reductase family protein, giving the protein MQEQIIRSSSPFSRSIVHRDQYRALHSRNLWAHFMNMALAFWLVCSPALRDYREPGMVYSDIAAGVVLLVFASASLSWRWSCARWVCAIVGLWLLSAPLLFWTPNAAAYLNSSLTGILVIGFAIGLPPSPGVSSRAELDETNIPPGWDFNPSSWFQRLPIIALAIVGLLISTYLCAYQLQHIPEVWDPFFAGSRTDPQNGAEEIITSYVSEAWPVPDAGVGALTYALEILSGLVGSPKRWRTMPWLVALFGFMIVPLGIVSITFIIIQPILLGTWCSLCLIAATAMLLQIPYSLDELLATGQFLFRRKQAGRSLWKVFFLGDEDSGGRVAPEPSFEQRPAAIMKDIVGGGVGLPWNLAVSILIGVALMFTRLLFGTEGGMADWDHLIGSLTITVAVIALTEVARPVRFLLIPLGVCLLFTPFAYGPGLYASLASITAGVALILLSLPRGDINRHYGNWNRWMF; this is encoded by the coding sequence ATGCAGGAACAGATTATCCGGTCATCATCGCCATTTTCGCGCTCCATCGTACATCGCGACCAATACCGGGCCCTGCATAGCCGCAACCTGTGGGCTCACTTCATGAACATGGCCCTGGCTTTCTGGCTCGTCTGTTCGCCGGCGCTGCGAGACTACAGGGAGCCAGGCATGGTTTACAGCGATATAGCGGCGGGCGTCGTATTGTTAGTCTTCGCCTCCGCGTCCTTGTCCTGGCGGTGGAGCTGCGCTCGCTGGGTTTGCGCCATAGTGGGACTGTGGCTGTTGTCCGCGCCGCTGCTATTCTGGACACCCAACGCAGCTGCATACTTGAACAGCTCTCTGACGGGCATTCTGGTTATCGGCTTCGCTATCGGGCTACCGCCCTCTCCCGGCGTTTCATCACGGGCGGAGCTGGATGAAACCAACATTCCCCCTGGGTGGGACTTCAACCCCTCAAGCTGGTTCCAACGTCTGCCGATAATCGCCTTGGCCATAGTCGGACTGCTAATTTCAACTTACCTGTGCGCATATCAGTTGCAGCATATTCCCGAAGTGTGGGACCCCTTCTTCGCCGGCTCTCGTACCGATCCCCAAAACGGCGCTGAGGAAATTATCACTTCGTATGTGTCCGAAGCCTGGCCGGTTCCAGACGCCGGCGTGGGCGCATTAACTTATGCGCTGGAAATCCTCTCAGGGCTGGTGGGCTCCCCCAAACGCTGGCGCACCATGCCCTGGCTGGTGGCGCTGTTTGGATTCATGATTGTGCCTCTGGGCATAGTCTCCATCACGTTCATCATTATTCAGCCCATTTTGCTGGGGACTTGGTGCTCCCTCTGTCTGATTGCGGCCACCGCCATGTTGTTGCAGATCCCCTACTCGCTGGACGAGTTGTTGGCCACAGGCCAATTTCTGTTTCGACGCAAACAGGCGGGGCGCTCGCTTTGGAAAGTGTTTTTCCTCGGCGATGAGGACAGTGGCGGACGCGTCGCGCCGGAGCCCAGCTTCGAGCAACGCCCGGCCGCCATTATGAAAGATATCGTGGGCGGCGGTGTGGGACTCCCATGGAACCTCGCAGTGAGCATACTCATCGGCGTGGCTTTGATGTTCACGCGACTGCTGTTCGGAACCGAGGGAGGGATGGCGGACTGGGACCATCTGATTGGTTCGTTGACCATTACCGTGGCGGTGATCGCGTTGACGGAGGTCGCCAGACCAGTGCGCTTTCTGTTGATCCCGCTTGGCGTCTGTCTATTGTTTACGCCCTTCGCCTATGGACCCGGCCTGTACGCCTCGCTCGCTAGCATCACCGCCGGCGTAGCCTTGATCCTGTTGAGTCTGCCGCGCGGCGACATCAACAGGCATTACGGTAATTGGAATCGCTGGATGTTCTAG
- a CDS encoding HEAT repeat domain-containing protein, whose protein sequence is MKYRQDCRVNIARLKEKLASEDIDDIYDALIDIGKTDCYELMEDVRRFLQHLEPDLQRAAIMVLGIYWAVPDFKHELVPLMSKDVDDDVRATALINWVGYYAGTKDPAVLLRLNDLLRDKTEDIFVRMEALRGLFRVAQSGIDDTLMRQLERAPSYAEFESLIPWELVDKLIEKAS, encoded by the coding sequence ATGAAATATCGACAGGACTGTAGGGTGAATATCGCCAGACTCAAAGAAAAACTTGCCTCTGAAGATATTGACGACATTTATGATGCGTTAATTGATATCGGCAAAACCGACTGTTACGAGCTGATGGAAGATGTCAGGCGCTTTCTGCAACACCTGGAGCCGGATCTCCAGCGCGCCGCCATCATGGTGCTCGGTATATACTGGGCCGTACCGGACTTCAAACATGAACTAGTCCCTTTGATGAGCAAAGATGTGGACGATGACGTCAGAGCAACGGCGCTCATCAATTGGGTGGGGTATTACGCAGGGACAAAAGACCCAGCAGTCCTTCTCAGGCTCAATGACCTGTTGCGGGATAAAACGGAAGATATTTTCGTACGCATGGAGGCGTTAAGAGGCTTATTCAGAGTGGCGCAGTCGGGTATCGACGATACTTTAATGCGCCAACTGGAGAGAGCGCCTTCTTATGCGGAATTTGAGTCTTTGATTCCGTGGGAGTTGGTGGACAAGCTCATTGAGAAAGCGAGCTAA
- a CDS encoding substrate-binding periplasmic protein, whose product MIRCVLSCVFGFLLLLAGYGFAADQPFSRQLELITSSSIAPYVIAEENRGLVVDIIREALSERDYEVNFIYTTNRRLFAELRNQRVDGAFNLPPGNYSEGGYYLSDPVVYYQNVVVTLSDHAEGIIKVDDLKDKRLVVFQNAPLYLPPEYARMAAQNPHIEEVVNQQSQVQMLFLERADAIILDKRIFHYYLNQLQSTSPIYQAPYTVHPLFNSAPRYAIFKSAKLRDLFNQRLQTLKDNGRYEAIADNYLKLAE is encoded by the coding sequence ATGATTCGCTGTGTTTTATCTTGTGTGTTTGGCTTTTTACTGCTGCTTGCCGGTTACGGTTTCGCCGCTGATCAACCGTTTTCGCGCCAACTGGAATTAATCACGTCGTCTTCTATCGCACCTTATGTCATAGCCGAGGAAAATCGGGGGCTGGTCGTGGATATCATTCGCGAAGCGCTGTCTGAGCGGGACTATGAAGTTAACTTCATATACACCACCAACCGGCGTTTGTTTGCGGAGTTACGAAATCAGCGCGTGGATGGGGCCTTTAATCTGCCTCCGGGCAATTACTCCGAAGGCGGCTATTACCTTTCCGATCCGGTGGTTTACTACCAGAACGTAGTGGTGACGCTGAGCGACCATGCGGAAGGGATTATCAAGGTGGATGATCTCAAGGATAAACGTCTGGTTGTGTTCCAGAACGCGCCCCTTTATCTGCCCCCGGAATACGCCAGGATGGCGGCGCAAAATCCGCATATTGAAGAAGTCGTTAATCAGCAGTCGCAAGTGCAGATGCTGTTTCTGGAGCGCGCCGACGCGATCATTCTTGATAAGCGCATTTTCCATTACTACTTGAATCAATTACAGTCGACCAGCCCGATTTACCAAGCGCCATACACCGTTCACCCCTTGTTCAACAGCGCTCCCCGTTACGCTATTTTCAAATCCGCCAAGCTGCGTGATTTATTCAATCAACGGCTACAGACGTTGAAAGATAATGGTCGCTATGAAGCCATCGCGGACAACTATCTCAAGCTGGCGGAATAG
- a CDS encoding YybH family protein has translation MSQIVIEEVLNASRKWIASFNRGDVEGCLSGYLPDAVMRVDPVGEFKGAGAIALFWRDFASLNPSQLEYLDVNIKVIDAKSAVLSANWRMNIANGFISKELWVKQDSGEWKLAQDDFSVLSLTPQ, from the coding sequence ATGTCTCAAATCGTTATCGAAGAAGTACTAAACGCCAGTCGTAAATGGATCGCCAGCTTCAACCGTGGCGATGTGGAAGGTTGCCTCTCCGGCTACCTGCCCGACGCGGTCATGCGTGTGGACCCCGTTGGAGAGTTCAAAGGCGCTGGCGCTATCGCCTTATTCTGGCGCGACTTCGCCAGTCTCAACCCCTCGCAGCTTGAGTATCTGGACGTAAACATTAAAGTCATCGACGCCAAGAGCGCTGTCCTTTCGGCTAACTGGCGCATGAACATCGCCAACGGCTTTATCAGCAAGGAGCTTTGGGTCAAGCAGGACAGCGGTGAATGGAAACTGGCGCAGGACGACTTCAGCGTTTTGAGCCTGACCCCACAATAA
- a CDS encoding LysR family transcriptional regulator, with product MLVFNEVVKCGSFTGAAENLGHTRSAISTYISQLETLVGTKLLSRSTRRLHLTPAGRQFALRCEQMAETLQLAVDELQDFEQEPQGRIAITAPHAFESLLVESVIADLCRQYPKLTADVVFSDQKLDLLEHKLDMAITVGPQKDSDYHALKLGVLRSFLVASQAYQDTHGKPDPRQLDNHTLILLPWQHKASLYSNGEQVPLQAGKAMHVNTLPAAINYARHGLGLLLAPSIFVADAIGRGELERVAPDWQAEDRDVYALHSFGKRLPFILRQATERLKWKLESLG from the coding sequence ATGCTGGTGTTTAACGAAGTGGTGAAGTGCGGCTCTTTCACTGGGGCGGCGGAAAACCTCGGACACACCCGTTCAGCCATCAGCACCTATATCAGTCAACTGGAAACATTAGTCGGCACGAAATTGCTGAGTCGTAGCACCCGACGACTGCATCTGACGCCTGCGGGACGCCAATTCGCATTGCGCTGCGAACAAATGGCGGAAACGCTGCAGTTGGCAGTGGATGAGTTGCAGGACTTTGAGCAAGAACCTCAGGGTCGGATCGCGATTACCGCCCCTCACGCTTTTGAGTCTCTGTTGGTTGAGTCAGTCATCGCAGACTTGTGTCGGCAGTATCCTAAACTCACCGCCGATGTTGTTTTTTCTGATCAAAAACTTGATCTGCTTGAACATAAACTGGATATGGCGATTACAGTCGGTCCCCAGAAAGACAGCGACTATCACGCACTAAAACTGGGTGTCCTACGTTCGTTTCTGGTTGCTTCGCAAGCCTATCAGGACACCCATGGCAAGCCAGACCCCAGACAACTGGACAATCACACCCTCATCCTGCTGCCCTGGCAGCACAAAGCCTCGCTATACAGCAACGGCGAGCAGGTTCCTTTGCAAGCAGGCAAGGCAATGCACGTCAATACGCTACCGGCGGCCATCAACTATGCCCGGCATGGCTTAGGTCTGCTTCTGGCGCCCTCAATTTTCGTGGCGGACGCCATTGGGCGGGGGGAATTGGAAAGAGTCGCGCCGGACTGGCAGGCGGAAGACAGAGACGTGTACGCCTTGCACTCCTTTGGCAAGCGCCTTCCCTTCATACTCAGGCAGGCAACGGAGCGGCTGAAATGGAAACTGGAGTCTTTGGGATAA